One window of the Triticum dicoccoides isolate Atlit2015 ecotype Zavitan chromosome 3B, WEW_v2.0, whole genome shotgun sequence genome contains the following:
- the LOC119281208 gene encoding putative cyclin-dependent kinase F-2, giving the protein MAFTCKRPAASLDGHASQKRRRVVVGTTYDYDQESCLGQGKFGAVVKARCRATRQLVAIKSLHDPADPHEVLREARFLEACGGHPHIVGFRGVTLDYVTDELCLVMDYVKGQSLKLLLSERPGGLPEATVCTFMWQLLTAAKKMHRCHVVHRDINPANILVGGEVVKICDFGVAMSMSEAPPYEEEVGMGEYRAPEMLLGKQDYDALVDTWSLGCVMAEMLSGKRIFRADEFISLFQRIFQVVGVPDDTTWPGFTSLPHAAPPPLVPGQQSTLRDLFPEETLSAEGFEVLNGLLTCNPDKRLTAAAALKLPWFATAAANAHPSAAAKIDTMAVSIKEEVVEFAPLMPPRKRVTAKKTLIRKKAPLIVPPAA; this is encoded by the coding sequence ATGGCGTTCACCTGCAAGCGACCCGCCGCGTCCCTCGACGGCCACGCCAGCCAGAAGAGGAGGCGCGTCGTCGTCGGGACCACCTATGACTACGACCAGGAGTCGTGCCTCGGCCAAGGCAAGTTCGGCGCCGTCGTCAAGGCACGCTGCCGCGCCACCCGCCAGCTCGTCGCCATCAAGTCCCTCCACGACCCCGCCGACCCCCACGAGGTGCTGCGGGAGGCCCGCTTCCTCGAGGCGTGCGGCGGCCACCCGCACATCGTCGGCTTTCGCGGCGTCACGCTCGACTACGTGACCGACGAGCTCTGCCTCGTCATGGACTACGTCAAGGGCCAGAGCCTCAAGCTTCTCCTGAGCGAGAGGCCCGGCGGGCTCCCGGAGGCCACGGTGTGCACCTTCATGTGGCAGCTCCTCACGGCCGCCAAGAAGATGCACCGGTGCCACGTCGTGCACCGCGACATCAATCCTGCCAACATCCTCGTCGGAGGGGAAGTCGTCAAGATCTGCGACTTCGGCGTCGCCATGTCCATGTCGGAGGCGCCGCCGTACGAGGAGGAGGTTGGCATGGGCGAGTACCGGGCGCCCGAGATGCTCCTCGGAAAACAGGACTACGACGCGCTTGTCGACACATGGTCTCTTGGGTGCGTCATGGCGGAGATGCTCTCGGGCAAGAGGATTTTCCGGGCCGACGAATTCATATCTCTGTTCCAAAGGATCTTCCAAGTGGTGGGCGTGCCAGACGACACGACGTGGCCGGGGTTCACGTCGCTGccgcacgccgccccgccgccgctggtgccgggGCAGCAGAGCACGCTGCGAGATTTGTTCCCGGAGGAGACGCTGTCTGCGGAGGGATTCGAGGTCCTCAACGGTCTTCTTACATGCAACCCCGACAAGCGGCTGACGGCGGCCGCCGCGCTGAAGCTCCCGTGGTTCGCCACCGCTGCTGCAAACGCCCACCCTTCTGCTGCTGCCAAGATCGACACGATGGCCGTGTCCAtaaaggaggaggtggtggagttcGCTCCGTTGATGCCTCCGAGAAAGAGAGTCACGGCCAAGAAGACGTTGATCAGGAAGAAGGCGCCGCTGATCGTTCCACCGGCCGCATGA